One genomic segment of Profundibacter amoris includes these proteins:
- a CDS encoding Lrp/AsnC family transcriptional regulator, which produces MLDDTDRRILRHMQADPELPTAELATKAGVSAAVCWRRLEKLRAGGVLLGQEAVINWRALGYAVEVSLRFTLDKTRREAFDEFLTEARKVPEVIEIQTFLGRVDVRLNVLARDMAHYQDLYRTRILTLPHIADIEALMQIATIKSGEVLPV; this is translated from the coding sequence ATGCTTGATGACACTGACCGCCGCATCCTGCGCCACATGCAGGCCGATCCCGAGCTGCCCACCGCCGAACTGGCGACCAAGGCGGGGGTCAGTGCGGCTGTCTGCTGGCGGCGGCTGGAAAAACTGCGCGCCGGCGGGGTGCTGTTGGGGCAAGAGGCGGTGATCAACTGGCGCGCGCTAGGCTATGCGGTCGAGGTGTCCTTGCGTTTTACTCTGGACAAGACCCGCCGCGAAGCCTTTGACGAATTCCTGACCGAGGCCCGCAAGGTGCCCGAAGTGATCGAGATCCAGACATTCCTTGGCCGTGTCGATGTGCGCCTGAACGTGCTGGCCCGCGACATGGCGCATTATCAGGACCTGTACCGCACCCGCATCCTGACCCTGCCGCATATCGCCGATATCGAGGCGTTGATGCAGATCGCCACAATCAAATCGGGCGAGGTGCTGCCGGTATGA
- a CDS encoding Lrp/AsnC family transcriptional regulator encodes MSFSLDETDRNLLRALAKDATTSAGALGRRFGLSQPATWRRIKRLQDAGIIKGRRVVLDAAAVGFGVTVFLGVKLATKGRVSLEDFERAVTAIPEVQRVQHVLGMYDYRLRVVARDITDFERVLRRRIMTLPGVGDVEANVLLSEERRPGPLG; translated from the coding sequence ATGTCTTTTTCTCTCGACGAAACCGATCGCAACCTGCTGCGCGCTCTTGCCAAAGACGCCACCACCAGCGCCGGTGCTTTGGGCCGGCGGTTCGGCCTAAGCCAGCCCGCTACATGGCGGCGCATCAAGCGGTTGCAGGACGCCGGTATCATAAAGGGCCGCCGCGTGGTGCTGGATGCTGCGGCCGTGGGCTTTGGTGTAACGGTGTTTCTGGGGGTGAAACTGGCCACCAAGGGCCGCGTGTCACTAGAGGATTTCGAACGCGCCGTCACGGCCATCCCCGAGGTCCAGCGGGTGCAGCATGTGCTGGGCATGTATGACTACCGCCTGCGGGTGGTGGCCCGCGACATTACCGATTTTGAGCGCGTCTTGCGCCGCCGGATCATGACATTGCCCGGCGTTGGCGATGTCGAGGCGAATGTGTTATTAAGCGAAGAACGCAGGCCGGGACCATTGGGGTAG
- a CDS encoding aminotransferase class V-fold PLP-dependent enzyme, with protein MTALLPDVDPDGMLEFSVVFTDRSLNHMSATFQQVMRDISTTLGDVYNADHVVVVPGGGTYAMESVARQLATGKKALVVRNGFFSFRWSQIFEMGQIPASETVMTARRVGNATDAPFAPAPIDEVVAKIREERPDVVFAPHVETASGIILPDDYLKAVSAAVHEYGGLFVLDCIASGCAWVDMKKTGVDVLISAPQKGWSAQPSAGLVMLNDTAHARVKETQSTSFALDLGKWLTIMEAYTGGGHAYHATMPTDALKAFRDTMLETRDYGFDKLRDAQWEQGNRVRALLADRGIKSVAAEGFGAPGVVVSYTDDPEVQTGKKFAALGVQIAAGVPLMCDEGPDYKSFRLGLFGLDKLYDVDASVARLTAALDQVL; from the coding sequence ATGACAGCCCTTCTGCCCGATGTAGACCCCGATGGCATGCTTGAATTCTCGGTGGTCTTCACCGACCGCTCGCTAAACCACATGTCAGCGACCTTTCAACAGGTGATGCGCGATATTTCCACCACGCTTGGGGATGTTTACAACGCCGATCATGTGGTCGTCGTGCCCGGTGGCGGCACCTATGCGATGGAATCTGTGGCGCGGCAGTTGGCAACCGGCAAAAAGGCCCTTGTGGTGCGCAACGGGTTCTTTTCCTTCCGCTGGTCGCAGATTTTCGAGATGGGCCAGATACCGGCCAGCGAAACCGTGATGACGGCACGGCGGGTCGGCAATGCAACAGACGCCCCCTTTGCCCCTGCCCCGATTGACGAGGTGGTGGCCAAGATCAGGGAAGAGCGCCCCGATGTGGTCTTTGCCCCGCATGTGGAAACCGCCTCGGGCATCATCCTGCCGGATGATTACCTGAAGGCCGTCAGTGCAGCCGTGCATGAATACGGCGGCTTGTTCGTGCTGGATTGCATCGCCTCGGGTTGTGCCTGGGTGGATATGAAGAAAACCGGTGTCGATGTGCTGATCTCTGCGCCGCAAAAGGGCTGGTCGGCGCAGCCGTCCGCCGGTCTGGTGATGCTGAATGACACAGCCCACGCGCGGGTCAAGGAAACCCAGTCCACCAGTTTCGCGCTGGATCTGGGCAAATGGCTGACCATCATGGAGGCCTATACAGGTGGCGGCCACGCCTATCACGCCACCATGCCCACGGATGCGCTAAAGGCGTTCCGCGACACCATGCTGGAAACCCGCGACTACGGCTTTGACAAGCTGCGCGATGCGCAATGGGAGCAGGGCAACCGCGTGCGGGCACTTCTGGCCGACCGCGGCATCAAATCGGTCGCGGCCGAAGGGTTTGGCGCACCGGGGGTGGTGGTCAGCTATACCGATGATCCCGAGGTGCAGACCGGCAAGAAATTCGCCGCCCTGGGCGTGCAGATTGCCGCAGGCGTGCCGCTGATGTGCGACGAGGGGCCGGATTACAAATCCTTCCGGCTGGGCCTGTTCGGGCTGGACAAACTGTATGATGTCGATGCCAGCGTGGC